The following coding sequences lie in one Spinacia oleracea cultivar Varoflay chromosome 1, BTI_SOV_V1, whole genome shotgun sequence genomic window:
- the LOC110785556 gene encoding putative disease resistance protein At1g63350, producing MDMIVENIPNVYNSIKAVKEMPDKCFELTGLLQQIDSRERDMVAQLKKEKACNPCKKPKAYVETYFELVRNFKDNANKTLKCYGEGRRNMWNLIRIAVWPQLDNLLEEGKGLLNKANQLMMEGLTHSEVYSRGMRLPVVELIGNTTKGLQVEGLSSIRKKAKIIGIHGNLGAGKTNFMKLLHNDVHGDPEQYKGVFWAGAPQEQLTNIRNLQDCIAEAIQFKFEDENVTRRSGLLAAKFKNMAPGHFVLFLDNVKEPFRMHEVGIPIGGTETEDDFWCTLVFTASSEDICNKMNCSTKIKMDLLPESEARELFLQEAGWNTHCTRSYSLRMEKIATDVAKQCARMPLVITVMARSMTGKEDICEWNNRLNELKGIVEDIHGDEAKILEQLKFSFNGIKDHTVRSCFLDAAKELPEGRQLPKQSLIQHWVQNGRISRKRTRGAILTSSVINDRGHTIIKELQRVYLLEVVELDGTVYVSMNKWIRKMAEKITPEEEGPYCEL from the exons ATGGATATGATTGTGGAGAATATTCCAAATGTATACAACTCCATCAAAGCCGTCAAAGAGATGCCTGACAAGTGCTTTGAGCTGACAGGCCTACTGCAACAGATAGACAGCAGGGAGAGGGACATGGTTGCGCAATTGAAGAAAGAGAAGGCATGCAATCCATGCAAGAAGCCGAAGGCTTATGTGGAGACTTACTTTGAACTAGTGAGAAATTTCAAAGACAATGCCAATAAAACCCTGAAGTGTTATGGAGAAGGGAGAAGGAATATGTGGAATCTTATTCGCATAGCTGTGTGGCCACAGCTAGATAACCTGCTAGAGGAAGGGAAGGGTTTACTGAACAAAGCCAACCAACTGATGATGGAAGGGTTGACTCACTCTGAAGTTTACTCACGCGGTATGAGGTTGCCTGTGGTGGAGCTCATTGGCAATACAACAAAAGGACTTCAAGTTGAAGGTCTTAGTTCAATAAGGAAGAAGGCTAAAATCATTGGCATACATGGAAACCTTGGAGCTGGAAAAACCAACTTTATGAAGTTGTTGCATAATGATGTTCATGGTGATCCTGAGCAATATAAGGGTGTGTTTTGGGCGGGGGCACCTCAAGAACAGCTGACTAATATCAGGAACTTACAGGATTGCATTGCAGAGGCTATCCAATTCAAGTTTGAGGATGAGAATGTGACGAGAAGGAGTGGCCTTCTTGCAGCCAAGTTTAAGAATATGGCTCCTGGCCATTTTGTTCTCTTTCTGGATAATGTGAAGGAGCCATTTCGGATGCATGAAGTAGGGATTCCAATTGGGGGTACAGAAACTGAAGATGATTTCTGGTGTACACTTGTATTTACAGCTTCATCGGAGGATATTTGCAACAAGATGAATTGCTCAACCAAGATCAAAATGGACCTTCTCCCTGAGTCTGAAGCACGGGAGTTGTTCTTGCAGGAAGCTGGGTGGAATACTCATTGTACCCGAAGTTATTCCCTTAGGATGGAAAAGATTGCAACTGATGTGGCAAAGCAATGCGCCCGTATGCCACTTGTCATCACGGTAATGGCCCGATCTATGACAGGGAAGGAGGACATATGTGAGTGGAATAACCGCCTCAATGAGCTCAAGGGCATCGTTGAGGACATTCATGGCGATGAGGCAAAGATACTAGAGCAGCTAAAATTCAGCTTCAATGGCATAAAGGATCATACTGTTCGGAGTTGTTTCTTGGACGCTGCTAAGGAACTGCCCGAGGGGCGTCAATTGCCCAAACAAAGCCTAATTCAGCATTGGGTTCAAAACGGAAGAATCAGCAGGAAGCGTACTAGGGGTGCCATTCTGACTTCTTCTGTCATCAACGACCGAGGTCATACTATAATAAAGGAACTACAGAGAGTCTACTTGCTGGAAGTTGTAGAACTAGACGGAACAGTATACGTGAGTATGAACAAGTGGATAAGAAAAATGGCTGAGAAGATAACACCAGAG GAGGAGGGGCCTTACTGTGAATTGTGA
- the LOC110785555 gene encoding probable disease resistance protein At1g52660, whose product MVCTAIFLGIWGLLTYLSGEASLDERKRILMDETESLTARMQDIQREISSTQVQRGKKRKRDDCHWMTEGQKLVDEGERLLRQVGRWRCFLLGAKIRWDVCKLVNALKVHDKKGDVLLKHALSDARGVCRGYHIPVEQLFGQVASEAFNHLKLLLEDDIIGRIAIHGIRGIGKTFLMKHIHNYALNRFDYVFWVPSPVEFTIKCVQDAVAAVVKCDFACDDDLFVRASKLSGTLAKLGSFALFLDCVPKADFSLEQVGIPVPRESSKCKVVLSTSSTLECKILDCFETVEIERLLKEDAYELFMHKANIGKESVSSLDGFPSLLADRCCGVPQMIENVASRMCSIDDPREWKCALFEFNGVVPLR is encoded by the coding sequence ATGGTATGCACAGCCATATTTCTGGGAATTTGGGGGCTTTTAACCTATTTAAGTGGGGAAGCCAGTCTTGATGAAAGGAAGAGAATCCTCATGGATGAAACTGAATCCTTAACTGCCAGGATGCAGGACATTCAGAGAGAAATCTCTTCCACTCAGGTTCAACGAGGCAAGAAGCGAAAACGAGATGACTGTCACTGGATGACTGAGGGTCAGAAGCTTGTCGACGAAGGGGAACGCTTGTTAAGGCAAGTTGGAAGATGGAGGTGCTTCCTCTTGGGTGCAAAGATTAGATGGGATGTTTGTAAATTGGTTAATGCTTTGAAAGTCCATGATAAAAAGGGCGATGTGCTCCTTAAACATGCCTTGTCTGATGCACGAGGCGTGTGTCGTGGCTATCATATACCGGTGGAACAATTATTTGGCCAGGTTGCTTCTGAGGCTTTCAACCATCTTAAGCTTCTGTTGGAAGATGATATAATTGGAAGGATTGCTATTCATGGAATAAGAGGAATTGGTAAGACTTTTCTGATGAAGCATATACACAACTATGCGCTAAACAGGTTTGATTATGTTTTCTGGGTCCCTTCCCCTGTTGAGTTCACCATCAAGTGTGTGCAAGAtgctgttgctgctgttgtgAAATGTGATTTTGCCTGTGATGATGACTTGTTTGTAAGGGCTAGTAAACTGTCTGGTACACTTGCCAAGCTCGGCAGTTTTGCCCTTTTCTTAGATTGTGTACCAAAAGCTGATTTTTCTCTGGAACAGGTCGGAATTCCAGTCCCTAGAGAAAGTAGTAAGTGCAAGGTGGTATTATCTACTAGCTCTACTTTAGAGTGCAAAATATTGGATTGTTTTGAAACAGTGGAAATTGAGCGTCTTCTGAAAGAAGATGCATACGAGTTGTTCATGCATAAGGCAAATATTGGGAAAGAATCTGTTTCTTCCCTTGATGGCTTTCCTAGTTTACTTGCTGATAGGTGTTGTGGAGTGCCACAAATGATTGAAAACGTAGCTAGTCGTATGTGTAGCATAGATGACCCCCGTGAATGGAAATGTGCACTGTTTGAATTCAATGGAGTCGTACCACTTAGATGA
- the LOC110785557 gene encoding probable disease resistance protein At4g27220, giving the protein MAHQIQIPIKMISIIANLFGIGRYHRGVPCDGGTLDNHQSELSSVLIQPQNKRRKVEEFLWFNTEYVDRIIGWLKDSEIDTIGVYGMGGVGKTTLATQLQTRLLNHVVAWVSVGVDFTVYKLQQDIAGSFGLDLQGDRDAIRRAAMISEFLCRNHNCVLFLDDLWGDFRREDVGIPRKCKLIVISRLLDVCRKLRCKKVVKVEPLQEEESWQLFNRSIGYGVLNSVDVCRIRKLVYDKCVGLPLAITSLATSLRKMVDDDNPSSWREVLENFDLLSAKQPHLEDTFSQLRLSYERLNNKLQRCFLYSALFPKGYAIRKEELIRVWIGMELIDDVPSLQARYNMGHSILNKLVDSCLLETYDNDNIIKINDLVRHMALSIAGDSYMVEAGIPTNFEFRENLRVVSLVNSSIPSIPSGASLIKCHCLSTLLLQHNSLEFIPESFFLHMRGLRVLNLSDTNLIRLPSSIDALEELRVLDLSFCQNLKQVTSLSKLLKLQFLNLSQTGIGPAPRSLENLKSLTELNLSSIPEPQKIPSGVLPALFRLKRLACYVVEAAIHELQNVNSLEVLDARFLNLCDLSSYVRSQHWCILESYHLQVGFEVRSEQPYNRRVSLSGCSLTGQEGDYVVLPSNIQELYVDNCRDFRCLSDVLLPVAYRHRNCQNGASVDSCNGEQAEVFAGLEMCIISRCQDVKTLFAPSWVEENLQSLELLQVENCRQVKEIIAEEVVECGHSEGKDAVISLPQLTRLVLTLLPQVHSVYKGLLVCSSLLWCTFMDCPKLKRLPFSNMDRLEWIEGQEKWWDLLEWDEPESKASLRPLFRCKSVDGDR; this is encoded by the exons ATGGCGCATCAG ATCCAGATTCCAATCAAGATGATTTCGATTATTGCTAATTTGTTTGGGATAGGAAGGTATCACCGCGGTGTACCGTGTGATGGAGGAACTCTTGATAATCATCAATCTGAATTGAGTAGTGTTCTTATACAACCTCAAAATAAACGAAGAAAAGTTGAGGAATTTCTTTGGTTTAATACTGAGTATGTTGATAGAATTATTGGTTGGTTAAAGGATAGTGAGATTGATACTATTGGTGTTTATGGGATGGGTGGAGTTGGGAAGACCACCCTCGCAACTCAGCTCCAAACTCGGCTATTGAATCATGTTGTTGCCTGGGTTTCTGTGGGGGTGGATTTTACTGTATATAAGTTGCAACAAGATATTGCCGGGTCATTCGGGCTTGATCTTCAAGGGGATAGGGATGCGATTAGAAGAGCAGCTATGATTAGTGAGTTTTTGTGTCGTAATCATAACTGTGTACTCTTCCTTGATGATTTATGGGGTGATTTCCGTAGAGAAGATGTTGGAATTCCCAGAAAATGTAAGTTGATTGTCATTTCTCGGTTGCTGGATGTGTGTCGTAAGCTTCGTTGCAAGAAGGTAGTTAAGGTTGAGCCACTTCAAGAGGAAGAGAGTTGGCAGTTGTTTAACCGTAGCATAGGGTATGGTGTTTTGAATTCTGTAGATGTGTGTCGTATTAGGAAGCTCGTGTATGATAAGTGTGTAGGTCTCCCTCTTGCTATCACTAGTTTAGCAACCAGTTTGAGGAAGATGGTTGATGATGATAATCCTTCTAGTTGGAGGGAAGTTCTCGAGAATTTTGATCTTCTATCTGCGAAACAACCTCACTTGGAAGATACATTTAGTCAGTTGAGGTTGTCATACGAAAGGTTGAACAACAAACTCCAGCGTTGTTTCCTGTATTCTGCATTATTCCCCAAAGGCTATGCCATCAGGAAAGAAGAGCTGATTCGTGTTTGGATTGGAATGGAGCTGATAGATGACGTGCCATCATTGCAGGCACGGTATAACATGGGCCATTCTATATTGAATAAACTTGTTGACTCTTGTTTGCTGGAAACATATGATAATGATAACATAATCAAGATCAATGATCTTGTTAGGCATATGGCTCTTTCCATTGCCGGAGATAGTTACATGGTAGAAGCTGGAATACCTACAAATTTTGAGTTCCGGGAAAATCTCCGTGTTGTTTCCTTGGTGAATTCTTCAATACCATCGATCCCATCAGGTGCTTCCCTTATTAAGTGTCATTGTCTCTCTACTTTACTTCTGCAACACAACTCCCTTGAGTTTATCCCAGAGTCTTTTTTCTTGCACATGCGTGGCCTTCGAGTTTTGAATCTATCTGATACGAACTTAATTAGACTGCCGAGTTCCATTGATGCCCTTGAAGAGCTTCGAGTCTTGGATCTTAGTTTCTGTCAAAACTTGAAGCAAGTGACATCATTGTCAAAGCTTCTGAAATTACAGTTTCTAAACCTCTCTCAGACTGGAATTGGTCCAGCTCCTCGTTCTCTTGAAAACTTAAAAAGTCTCACAGAACTCAACCTCTCATCTATTCCCGAACCACAAAAAATTCCTAGTGGTGTGTTGCCAGCCTTATTCAGACTCAAAAGATTAGCATGCTATGTTGTAGAAGCTGCTATTCATGAGCTGCAGAATGTGAATTCATTAGAAGTTCTTGATGCCAGATTCTTAAACCTTTGTGACCTGAGCAGTTATGTAAGGTCTCAGCATTGGTGCATATTAGAGAGCTATCATCTACAGGTTGGTTTTGAGGTGAGATCTGAGCAACCATACAACAGAAGAGTATCACTCTCCGGATGTTCTTTGACTGGTCAAGAGGGAGACTACGTTGTGCTTCCAAGTAACATCCAGGAGTTGTATGTTGATAATTGCAGAGACTTTCGTTGCCTATCTGATGTCTTGCTTCCTGTTGCATATCGTCATAGAAACTGCCAGAACGGTGCAAGTGTAGACAGTTGCAACGGAGAGCAAGCTGAAGTTTTTGCAGGGCTTGAAATGTGCATTATCAGTAGATGCCAGGATGTTAAGACACTATTTGCACCAAGTTGGGTGGAGGAGAATCTCCAATCCCTTGAATTATTACAAGTTGAAAATTGTAGACAAGTGAAGGAGATAATTGCAGAGGAAGTTGTGGAATGTGGTCATTCTGAAGGAAAGGATGCTGTCATTAGCCTACCCCAACTTACGCGGCTAGTTCTGACTCTGTTGCCTCAAGTGCATAGTGTCTATAAAGGTCTGCTAGTTTGTTCTTCACTTCTGTGGTGTACTTTTATGGACTGTCCAAAACTGAAGCGCCTTCCGTTCTCCAACATGGATCGTCTAGAATGGATTGAAGGTCAAGAAAAATGGTGGGACTTGTTGGAATGGGATGAACCGGAATCCAAAGCTTCGCTCAGACCCTTGTTTAGATGCAAGTCTGTGGATGGTGATCGATAA
- the LOC110785630 gene encoding UDP-glycosyltransferase 79B6-like, whose product MGKQLHIVMFPWIAMGHMTPFLHLSNKLAERGHKITFFLPNKAKQQLQHSVLYPSLITLHPITIPHVHPLPLGTETASDIHLHLTGHLATALDLTRPEVESLIKGLTPKPHFIFYDFAYWVTEIATELGIKSVHYNVVCAASLAIALVPDRNVPRDRPLTMEDNAQPPPGYPSSNVVFRGSEARHMLLLGMEFGSGLTFYERITTAMKLSDAIAIRTCREVEGNFCDYMSAQYNKPVFLTGPVLPDIDDNIPLEAQWAEWLGRFEPGTVLFCAFGSQFILEKDQFQELVLGFEMTKLPFLLALKPPSGCASIEEALPEGFKERVGERGVVHSGWVQQPLILAHPSVGCFVNHCGFGSMWESLMAASQIVMVPQLGDQILNTRLMAEELKVGVEVEKAENGWVSKESLCNTINLVMDQGSEVGCLVRKNHAKWRQIMVNQGFMSGYFDTFVKDLEMIMGT is encoded by the coding sequence ATGGGTAAACAACTCCATATTGTTATGTTTCCATGGATTGCTATGGGACATATGACACCATTTCTTCATCTCTCAAACAAACTTGCTGAAAGAGGTCATAAGATCACCTTCTTCCTTcctaacaaagccaaacaacaATTACAACATTCTGTTCTTTACCCTTCCCTCATTACCCTCCATCCTATTACTATCCCCCATGTCCACCCTCTTCCTCTCGGTACCGAAACCGCCTCCGATATCCATCTCCACCTTACAGGCCACCTTGCCACCGCCCTCGATCTCACCCGTCCTGAGGTTGAGTCTCTTATCAAAGGCCTTACTCCAAAACCTCACTTCATCTTTTATGACTTCGCTTATTGGGTAACCGAGATCGCCACCGAGCTCGGGATCAAATCCGTTCACTACAATGTGGTTTGCGCCGCTTCGTTAGCCATCGCCTTGGTCCCGGACCGTAATGTGCCCCGTGATCGACCCCTTACCATGGAGGACAATGCCCAACCCCCACCGGGCTACCCCTCTTCGAACGTCGTCTTTCGCGGGTCGGAAGCCCGGCATATGCTCCTCTTAGGGATGGAATTTGGTAGTGGGCTCACGTTCTACGAACGTATAACTACAGCCATGAAGTTAAGTGACGCCATTGCTATTAGAACTTGCCGTGAGGTTGAAGGAAACTTCTGTGATTACATGTCAGCCCAATACAACAAGCCCGTTTTCCTTACAGGCCCGGTACTTCCAGACATCGACGACAACATCCCACTTGAAGCCCAATGGGCTGAGTGGTTGGGCCGGTTCGAGCCAGGTACGGTTCTCTTTTGTGCATTTGGGAGCCAGTTTATCCTTGAGAAAGATCAATTCCAAGAGCTAGTCCTCGGATTTGAAATGACAAAATTACCCTTCTTACTGGCATTAAAGCCACCCAGTGGGTGCGCCTCCATCGAGGAGGCGCTACCAGAAGGGTTCAAGGAGAGAGTAGGGGAGAGGGGTGTGGTGCATAGTGGTTGGGTGCAACAACCACTAATACTCGCGCACCCCTCGGTAGGTTGCTTTGTGAACCATTGTGGTTTTGGTTCGATGTGGGAGAGTCTAATGGCGGCGAGCCAAATAGTAATGGTGCCTCAGTTGGGCGATCAAATATTAAACACTAGGTTGATGGCGGAGGAGCTCAAGGTGGGTGTGGAGGTGGAGAAGGCGGAGAATGGGTGGGTGTCTAAGGAAAGTTTGTGTAACACTATCAACTTAGTGATGGATCAAGGAAGTGAAGTGGGGTGTTTGGTTAGAAAAAATCATGCTAAGTGGAGACAAATTATGGTTAACCAAGGATTTATGAGTGGTTACTTTGATACTTTTGTCAAGGATTTGGAGATGATCATGGGTACGTAA